From one Simplicispira suum genomic stretch:
- a CDS encoding LysR family transcriptional regulator — translation MLNLSRLHLLSELSVLGTIAKVAEAVNLTRPAVSQQLAILEQETGTVLFERSGRGVRLTLAGESLVASSAKVFDLVNEIESDLASAKGDVAGEVRISAFGSVATTFIPAVFKELVKQHPQLALRFEELEPGESLKAAAAKQVDLALVDDSISAEALSSMLYFRPVYEDHLAVVMASSHRLANATSISITDLASENWAINRNAQTYKAQIVNACHEAGFAPKVVASCRNIAATLEMVRTGYVITVLPALALRAAATDPAFSVVPVAPLMVRRIFVAMVQGTFRRPAIAAVLRALDSVVPLFETQPQS, via the coding sequence ATGCTGAATCTTTCACGCCTTCATCTGCTGAGCGAGCTGTCCGTGCTGGGCACGATTGCCAAGGTCGCAGAGGCTGTGAACTTGACGCGTCCGGCGGTGTCCCAACAACTGGCCATCCTGGAACAGGAGACAGGCACAGTGCTTTTCGAGCGCTCCGGCCGAGGGGTCAGGCTCACGCTCGCGGGCGAGAGCCTGGTGGCAAGCTCCGCCAAAGTGTTCGACTTGGTCAACGAAATCGAGTCCGACTTGGCCTCAGCCAAAGGCGACGTTGCAGGTGAAGTGCGCATCTCGGCCTTTGGGTCGGTCGCAACAACGTTCATCCCCGCCGTCTTCAAGGAGCTGGTGAAACAACACCCTCAGCTGGCACTTCGATTTGAGGAGCTGGAGCCCGGAGAAAGCCTGAAAGCCGCAGCAGCCAAACAGGTGGACCTGGCACTGGTGGATGACTCCATCAGTGCAGAAGCACTCTCCAGCATGCTGTACTTTCGCCCGGTTTATGAAGACCACCTGGCCGTGGTCATGGCATCCAGCCATCGACTGGCCAACGCCACATCCATTTCCATCACGGACCTCGCTTCGGAGAACTGGGCCATCAACCGAAATGCCCAGACGTACAAGGCCCAAATCGTGAATGCATGCCACGAAGCTGGCTTCGCGCCAAAAGTGGTGGCCAGTTGCAGAAACATCGCAGCGACACTTGAAATGGTGCGCACGGGCTATGTCATCACAGTGTTGCCCGCTTTGGCGCTTAGAGCCGCTGCAACCGACCCCGCGTTCTCGGTGGTCCCCGTGGCGCCTCTGATGGTGCGCCGCATTTTTGTGGCCATGGTTCAGGGGACTTTCCGGCGACCGGCAATTGCCGCAGTCCTACGCGCGCTTGACAGCGTCGTGCCACTTTTCGAGACGCAGCCCCAATCGTGA